In Primulina eburnea isolate SZY01 chromosome 14, ASM2296580v1, whole genome shotgun sequence, the following proteins share a genomic window:
- the LOC140811127 gene encoding uncharacterized protein, translating to MTLLSKSGVGWNDTENTIDVTDETWESIVKHEPSLRSMQHKQWSHYGYWCEIFGNDRATGDQSKHFENVLQQVLKLGNELPYEEFLGENRTFNTTDGADDSIPETHTPTSKSVEGASSESKKKKQINEHDDSIVEAINNLADITKDTMSHLIKEMSSQEKISEVQDTVLAALQSLTELSEDEQVAATKLLFNNHNDLALFKRVGDRARICFV from the exons ATGACTTTGCTATCCAAAAGTGGAGTCGGATGGAATGACACTGAGAACACGATCGATGTAACGGATGAGACATGGGAATCTATTGTGAAG CACGAACCAAGCTTACGATCAATGCAACATAAACAGTGGTCACACTACGGTTACTGGTGTGAAATATTCGGAAACGATCGAGCAACTGGGGATCAATCAAAGCATTTTGAGAATGTGCTACAACAAGTTCTGAAATTGGGTAACGAACTGCCTTATGAAGAGTTCCTTGGAGAGAATCGTACTTTTAACACGACTGACGGTGCTGATGATTCCATACCCGAAACGCATACGCCTACGTCAAAATCAGTTGAAGGTGCAAGTtccgaaagtaagaaaaagaaGCAAATAAACGAGCATGATGACTCCATAGTTGAAGCAATCAACAACCTCGCTGACATAACGAAAGATACGATGTCACACTTGATCAAGGAAATGTCTTCTCAGGAGAAAATTTCAGAAGTGCAAGATACGGTACTTGCTGCATTGCAAAGTCTGACTGAGCTTTCGGAGGACGAGCAAGTGGCTGCCACTAAGTTGCTATTCAACAATCATAATGATCTGGCATTGTTCAAACGAGTAGGTGACCGTGCAAGGATTTGCTTTGTTTAA